A single genomic interval of Celeribacter indicus harbors:
- a CDS encoding phage head closure protein, giving the protein MRHKIEIRAVAVEPNEFGTPVESSQASKILRAEVVQQTTEEFIRAQGALDETLILFRVRNPGGVTTSMRVIYRGDTYGIREIVPIENERGLELRCRKSGGQP; this is encoded by the coding sequence ATGCGTCACAAGATCGAGATCAGGGCCGTTGCCGTCGAACCGAATGAATTCGGAACACCGGTCGAGAGCAGCCAGGCGTCCAAAATCCTGCGGGCCGAAGTAGTTCAGCAGACCACGGAGGAATTTATCCGTGCGCAGGGCGCGCTCGATGAAACACTGATTCTGTTCCGTGTTCGAAATCCCGGCGGGGTGACGACCTCGATGCGTGTCATTTACCGGGGCGACACGTACGGCATTCGCGAGATCGTTCCCATTGAGAACGAGCGCGGACTTGAACTGCGCTGTCGGAAATCAGGGGGACAACCGTGA
- a CDS encoding MBL fold metallo-hydrolase, with amino-acid sequence MNAHPGQVTRLEDGLVRVIAPNPSPMTFWGTNSFLLGTGEARVLIDPGPELPAHRAALRAALPAGARIALILVTHAHLDHSGGAAALARETGAEILAFGDAVSGRAPHMQALLADGLVGGGEGVDHGFAPDRRLSDGETVATPAGPVTALHTPGHMAGHLSFAWRDVIFCGDLVMGWSSSLISPPDGDAAAFRDSCARLSAAEARRLYPAHGPAVEDPAARIGALLAHRAAREAQILDALARGPLDLPGLTRAVYADLPETHLPAAARNTLAHLIDLTTRNRVQATPRLSENAIFSIA; translated from the coding sequence GTGAATGCCCATCCCGGACAGGTGACGCGGCTCGAGGACGGGCTGGTGCGCGTGATCGCGCCGAACCCCTCTCCCATGACCTTCTGGGGCACGAACAGCTTCCTGCTCGGCACCGGAGAGGCACGGGTGCTGATCGACCCCGGCCCCGAACTGCCGGCGCATCGCGCGGCCCTGCGCGCCGCGTTGCCGGCGGGCGCGCGGATCGCGCTGATCCTCGTGACCCATGCCCATCTCGACCATTCCGGGGGCGCCGCGGCGCTCGCGCGCGAGACCGGTGCGGAGATCCTCGCCTTCGGAGATGCCGTCTCCGGCCGCGCGCCGCATATGCAGGCGCTGCTCGCCGACGGGCTCGTGGGCGGCGGCGAAGGCGTCGACCACGGTTTCGCCCCCGACCGCAGGCTCTCCGACGGGGAGACGGTCGCGACCCCCGCCGGCCCCGTCACCGCGCTGCACACGCCGGGCCACATGGCCGGACACCTGAGTTTCGCCTGGCGCGACGTGATCTTCTGCGGCGATCTGGTGATGGGCTGGTCCTCCTCGCTGATCTCCCCGCCCGACGGCGACGCCGCGGCCTTCCGCGACAGCTGCGCCCGCCTCTCGGCGGCGGAGGCGCGGCGCCTCTACCCGGCGCACGGCCCCGCGGTCGAGGACCCGGCCGCGCGCATCGGCGCCCTGCTCGCGCACCGCGCCGCCCGCGAGGCGCAGATCCTCGACGCCCTCGCCCGCGGCCCGCTGGACCTCCCCGGCCTGACCCGCGCCGTCTATGCCGACCTGCCCGAAACGCACCTGCCCGCCGCGGCCCGCAACACCCTCGCCCATCTCATCGACCTGACCACCCGAAACCGCGTCCAGGCCACCCCGAGATTGTCCGAAAACGCCATATTCTCAATAGCTTGA
- a CDS encoding terminase large subunit, with protein MSEGRTVTASTFPDWIYDASEIPDPMGFGERAVTFLRMLRHPKSGRAFQLDPWQERIVRRIYGPRHEDGSRIVKTVVILVPRGNRKTSLAAALEALHTVGPEAVPGGEVISAASDRKQSRIAYEELRGLMLAHPKIAPHVQPKDYRNRIEFPRLRSFCEAISADAGTQHGRTPVFVLADELHAWKKRDLWDVLRSGLVKTRGSLLVVATTAGRGQENIAWDIVDDARKIARGEVDDPSVLPVLFEADRNCDWTDEDLWFRVNPGLRHGYPDIEGLRQLAREGERRVGDREAFRQLNLNIWLDHATEPFVEMPVYDEGAKPVDLEGLEEDPCWIGVDLSSNDDLTVAVACWKDQDGGFLVWPWFFCPEENLRGREERSGVPYTTWAEQGHIIPTPGNVVDFRVVEDHIRELCARFNVREIAFDPHLARNMLNNLLEDGFPAVEMRQGWVTMAPAVKELERVIVGRKLRHGGHPVLRWNFANIEVRTDPAGNRMFHKGKSKDKIDGAIAAAMAVARAAAGDGGLTTEADWFNDDMWVA; from the coding sequence ATGAGCGAGGGACGGACGGTAACTGCATCAACTTTTCCCGACTGGATCTATGACGCGTCGGAAATTCCGGATCCCATGGGGTTCGGAGAGCGCGCTGTAACCTTCCTGCGGATGCTGCGCCACCCGAAGAGCGGGCGTGCCTTCCAGCTCGACCCATGGCAGGAGCGCATTGTGCGCCGCATTTATGGTCCGCGCCACGAGGATGGTTCGCGGATCGTCAAGACGGTGGTGATCCTCGTCCCGCGTGGCAACCGGAAAACCTCGCTGGCGGCCGCGCTGGAGGCGCTTCATACGGTCGGGCCGGAGGCGGTGCCGGGTGGCGAAGTGATCTCGGCGGCTTCCGATCGCAAGCAGTCGCGCATAGCCTACGAGGAGTTGCGCGGCCTCATGTTAGCACATCCGAAGATCGCGCCGCATGTCCAGCCCAAAGATTACCGAAACCGGATCGAGTTTCCGAGGCTGCGCAGCTTCTGCGAAGCGATCAGCGCCGACGCGGGAACGCAGCACGGTCGCACACCGGTCTTTGTCCTGGCGGATGAACTTCACGCGTGGAAGAAGCGCGATCTGTGGGACGTGCTCCGGTCCGGTCTTGTGAAAACGCGCGGCTCTCTTCTGGTGGTGGCGACGACCGCTGGGCGCGGTCAGGAAAATATCGCCTGGGATATCGTGGACGATGCGCGCAAGATTGCGCGCGGCGAGGTGGACGATCCCTCTGTTCTGCCCGTCCTGTTCGAGGCGGATCGCAACTGCGACTGGACGGACGAGGATCTCTGGTTCCGCGTCAATCCGGGGTTGCGACACGGATATCCCGATATCGAGGGCCTGCGCCAGCTTGCCCGTGAAGGCGAACGCCGCGTCGGGGATCGCGAAGCCTTTCGGCAGCTCAACCTGAATATCTGGCTCGATCATGCGACCGAACCTTTCGTGGAAATGCCGGTCTATGACGAAGGTGCCAAGCCGGTCGATCTGGAAGGGCTCGAAGAGGATCCCTGCTGGATCGGCGTAGATCTGTCGAGCAATGACGATTTGACGGTCGCTGTCGCGTGCTGGAAAGATCAAGACGGAGGGTTTCTGGTGTGGCCGTGGTTCTTCTGTCCCGAGGAAAACCTCCGGGGGCGCGAAGAGCGGTCGGGCGTGCCCTACACGACATGGGCGGAGCAGGGACACATCATCCCGACACCGGGCAACGTGGTGGATTTCCGAGTAGTGGAGGATCACATTCGCGAGTTGTGCGCGCGCTTCAACGTCCGTGAGATTGCGTTCGATCCGCACCTTGCACGCAATATGCTCAACAACCTGCTCGAGGATGGTTTCCCGGCTGTCGAGATGCGGCAGGGGTGGGTGACGATGGCTCCGGCGGTAAAGGAGCTCGAGCGCGTGATTGTTGGCCGAAAGCTTCGGCATGGCGGGCATCCCGTTTTGCGCTGGAACTTCGCCAATATCGAAGTGCGAACGGACCCGGCTGGCAACCGGATGTTCCACAAGGGCAAGTCGAAAGACAAGATCGACGGCGCCATCGCCGCGGCGATGGCTGTGGCGCGGGCTGCGGCGGGCGATGGCGGACTGACGACTGAGGCGGACTGGTTCAACGACGATATGTGGGTGGCGTGA
- a CDS encoding Crp/Fnr family transcriptional regulator, with translation MTKSFGEPVAGNRLLASLSPDLFGAIAPHLDLLQLEQGLALEYPQKLVEQIVFPVSCVCSMVAVGDQGRRIEVGLFGFEGMSGTTIVTGAETSPLEVFVQIAGEGHVIGREVFRGLLDAHGGLETHFMRYIHCLNIQTAQTALSNGQAKLEERLARWLLMCHDRIVGDRMELTHEFLSVMLGVRRAGVTVGTHLLEGKGLIRAERGVITVLDREGLEAEARGTFGPAEKEYLRLFGPVRAGR, from the coding sequence ATGACCAAGAGTTTCGGCGAGCCCGTGGCCGGGAACCGGCTTCTCGCCTCGCTGTCCCCCGATCTTTTCGGCGCGATCGCTCCGCATCTCGACCTCTTGCAGCTGGAGCAGGGATTGGCGCTGGAATATCCGCAGAAACTGGTAGAGCAGATCGTCTTTCCCGTCAGCTGCGTCTGCTCGATGGTGGCGGTCGGCGACCAGGGCCGCCGCATCGAGGTCGGCCTCTTCGGCTTCGAGGGGATGTCCGGCACGACCATCGTCACCGGGGCCGAGACCAGCCCGCTCGAGGTCTTCGTCCAGATCGCGGGAGAGGGCCATGTGATCGGGCGGGAGGTCTTCCGGGGCCTGCTCGATGCGCACGGGGGGCTTGAGACGCATTTCATGCGCTATATCCATTGCCTGAACATCCAGACCGCCCAGACGGCCCTTTCGAACGGACAGGCGAAGCTCGAGGAGCGGCTGGCGCGCTGGCTTCTCATGTGCCACGACAGGATCGTCGGCGACCGGATGGAGCTCACCCATGAATTCCTGTCCGTCATGCTCGGCGTGCGGCGCGCCGGGGTGACCGTGGGGACGCATCTGCTGGAAGGCAAGGGGCTGATCCGTGCGGAGCGCGGCGTCATCACGGTGCTGGACCGCGAGGGGCTCGAGGCCGAGGCGCGGGGAACGTTCGGGCCGGCCGAGAAGGAATATCTGCGTCTGTTCGGACCCGTCCGCGCCGGGCGGTGA
- a CDS encoding ATP-binding protein, translated as MFFAWLKRYLPGSLYGRAALILLVPMVMIQLVVLVAFSQRYFEDITRQLMRGVVAEVGLYVDAIAALEPEDLPEAMAALDRRIGFVADLGAAAPVTDARPWYDFSARVIASDLRAGVEGIEGVDTASDRRAVRVSARTAAGRLLLEIPRTRASARNPHQLMVWTLFTGVVMTLIAAIFLRNQLRPIRQLSEVAEAFGRGESKPYRLAGATEVRSAGAAFLNMRARIERQIEQRTLMLSGVSHDLRTPLTRIRLGLSMLEVSEAEAEEVAAMQGDLDEMERLIDAFLAFARSDTTEEPQPCDLREIVQAAKAKAERAGGQVALGTMPDAPEVLRVRPEALARALDNLVGNGLRYGDAVRISLKPFERAAVISIEDNGPGIAEDVRERALQPFVRLDAARNQNLGSGVGLGLSIAHDIARRHGGTLRLGVSEDMGGLKADLVIAR; from the coding sequence ATGTTCTTCGCATGGCTCAAAAGATATCTGCCGGGAAGCCTCTACGGTCGCGCGGCGCTCATCCTCCTCGTTCCGATGGTGATGATCCAGCTCGTCGTGCTCGTCGCCTTTTCCCAGCGCTATTTCGAGGACATCACGCGGCAGCTCATGCGCGGCGTGGTGGCGGAGGTGGGGCTCTACGTGGACGCGATCGCGGCGCTCGAGCCGGAGGACCTGCCGGAGGCGATGGCGGCGCTCGACCGGCGGATCGGCTTCGTCGCCGATCTCGGGGCGGCGGCGCCGGTGACGGATGCGCGGCCCTGGTACGATTTCTCCGCGCGGGTGATCGCCTCGGACCTGCGCGCGGGCGTCGAGGGGATCGAGGGCGTGGACACGGCGAGCGACCGGCGCGCGGTGCGCGTCTCCGCACGGACCGCGGCGGGGCGGCTGCTGCTCGAGATCCCGCGCACCCGCGCCTCGGCCCGCAATCCGCATCAGCTCATGGTCTGGACGCTCTTCACCGGGGTGGTGATGACGCTGATCGCGGCGATCTTCCTGCGCAACCAGCTCCGCCCGATCCGGCAGCTCTCGGAGGTGGCCGAGGCCTTCGGACGGGGGGAAAGCAAGCCCTACCGGCTCGCCGGCGCGACGGAGGTGCGCTCGGCCGGGGCGGCCTTCCTCAACATGCGCGCGCGGATCGAGCGGCAGATCGAGCAGCGCACGCTGATGCTCTCGGGCGTGTCGCACGACCTGCGCACGCCGCTCACCCGCATCCGTCTCGGCCTGTCGATGCTGGAGGTGAGCGAGGCCGAGGCGGAGGAGGTGGCGGCGATGCAGGGCGACCTCGACGAGATGGAGCGGCTGATCGACGCCTTTCTCGCCTTCGCGCGGTCGGACACAACGGAGGAGCCGCAGCCCTGCGACCTGCGCGAGATCGTGCAGGCGGCGAAGGCGAAGGCGGAGCGCGCGGGCGGGCAGGTGGCGCTCGGCACGATGCCCGACGCGCCCGAGGTGTTGCGGGTGCGGCCGGAGGCGCTGGCGCGGGCGCTCGACAATCTCGTCGGCAACGGGCTGCGCTACGGCGATGCGGTGCGGATCAGCCTCAAGCCCTTCGAGCGGGCGGCGGTGATCTCGATCGAGGACAACGGCCCCGGCATCGCGGAGGACGTGCGGGAGCGGGCGCTTCAGCCCTTCGTGCGGCTCGACGCGGCGCGCAACCAGAACCTCGGCTCGGGTGTCGGCCTCGGCTTGTCAATCGCCCATGACATCGCCCGGCGCCATGGCGGCACGCTGCGCCTCGGGGTGAGCGAGGACATGGGCGGGCTGAAGGCGGACCTGGTGATCGCGCGCTGA
- a CDS encoding sensor histidine kinase, with amino-acid sequence MANLEQFDPTMDKDRSARSGADQEADHRIGNSLAFLSAMLRFESRRMTSVDAGRIALLNAANRLNAVSRVHFALSRAGHDGKVELTGFLSELAADLSESFGIDVQVTCGDVTTPADRASGLAVVISEVATNAVKHGGVDGKVTVTVTAAVDGDGRLAVVISDNGNGLPDGFDMDHTTGLGMTIIGSTVQKLNGTIRTENGPGATFRIEIPG; translated from the coding sequence ATGGCGAACCTAGAACAATTTGATCCGACCATGGACAAGGACCGATCGGCAAGGTCCGGGGCGGATCAGGAGGCCGACCACCGCATCGGCAACAGCCTTGCCTTCCTTTCCGCCATGCTGAGATTCGAAAGTCGCCGGATGACTTCGGTGGACGCGGGCCGGATCGCCCTGCTCAACGCCGCCAATCGCCTCAATGCCGTGTCCCGCGTGCATTTCGCGCTCTCCCGTGCCGGGCATGACGGCAAGGTGGAGCTGACGGGCTTCCTGTCGGAGCTTGCGGCGGATCTTTCCGAAAGCTTCGGGATCGACGTGCAGGTGACCTGCGGCGACGTCACCACCCCGGCCGACCGGGCGAGCGGGCTGGCCGTGGTCATCAGCGAGGTCGCGACGAACGCGGTCAAGCATGGCGGGGTGGATGGAAAGGTGACTGTGACGGTAACCGCCGCGGTCGACGGGGACGGTCGCCTGGCTGTCGTGATCAGCGACAATGGCAACGGCCTGCCGGACGGCTTCGACATGGACCATACCACGGGCCTCGGCATGACGATCATCGGATCGACCGTCCAGAAGCTCAACGGCACGATAAGGACCGAGAACGGGCCCGGCGCGACGTTCCGGATCGAAATTCCCGGCTGA
- a CDS encoding phage tail tape measure protein, producing the protein MARDEERLVVLLEARVNEFEKRMAKAEKKGTKTYTSLQRRSRSASRQMEHDMSRSSRAVNKAVSSVSNEIGTMGKAFLGGFLGATLFETLKSATREVRVLASEVAEVGNQARRAGLSASEFQEWAYVAQQNRIGVDSLTDGLKELSLRADEFATTGKGSGAEAFERLGYSADELAKKLEDPSELMLEILGRLEKMDKAAQIRIADEVFGGTGGERFVELLDQGAQKIRATKQEATGLGMVMSDELIAKAEILDQQFNRISRTVGTTLKSAIISAAYSLSEFIDGFRAFEQQRTATLESRQSEIMAEKARLHATDQEQSSWSERKRSRTGIAAEVIAQQIAALDEEENKIIAILSQRNTPQWTPESDTWTPPPAPPGGTGGRSSASSSSFENRAARIASEAAALEAQATAYGQIAASGRDYADAMELARVKAELLAAAQADGVQVTPEMEAQIELLAKAYVNAANAADNARQKIDQVQSQAREGADALADVFMSLTEGIDGLRSALATLLRQIGNAQISKLIRGLEASSGGGGLLGSLFAEGGYTGDGGTHEPAGIVHRGEYVFSKRATRALGAGNLHAIHERAKRGYASGGYVGRSAGGASPRAERLAIHVTAAFDESGNAYVKNVARNEAASAAQVVRAGVPAQIQQYNQNPRKR; encoded by the coding sequence ATGGCGCGGGATGAAGAAAGACTTGTGGTGCTGCTCGAGGCGCGCGTGAACGAATTCGAGAAGCGCATGGCCAAGGCGGAAAAGAAGGGCACGAAGACCTACACGAGCCTTCAACGCCGGAGCCGGTCCGCATCGCGTCAGATGGAGCACGATATGTCCCGTTCGTCGCGTGCGGTAAACAAGGCGGTCTCTTCGGTCAGCAATGAAATCGGCACCATGGGAAAGGCGTTCCTCGGAGGTTTCCTCGGCGCCACGCTGTTCGAGACGTTGAAATCCGCGACACGGGAAGTTCGGGTGCTGGCTTCGGAAGTGGCGGAGGTGGGCAATCAGGCGCGCAGGGCGGGCCTTTCCGCCTCCGAGTTTCAGGAATGGGCCTATGTGGCGCAGCAGAACCGGATCGGCGTCGATAGCCTTACGGACGGCCTCAAGGAGCTCTCGCTCCGGGCGGACGAATTCGCGACGACAGGAAAGGGCAGTGGGGCGGAGGCATTCGAGCGGCTCGGGTATTCGGCGGATGAGCTGGCGAAAAAGCTGGAAGATCCATCGGAGCTCATGCTCGAGATCCTCGGGAGGCTTGAGAAAATGGACAAGGCCGCGCAGATCCGCATTGCCGACGAGGTGTTCGGCGGCACGGGCGGGGAGCGCTTCGTGGAATTGCTCGACCAGGGCGCTCAAAAGATCCGCGCCACCAAGCAGGAGGCGACCGGCCTCGGTATGGTCATGTCGGATGAGTTGATTGCGAAGGCCGAAATCCTTGATCAACAGTTCAACCGGATCTCGAGAACCGTCGGAACGACACTCAAAAGTGCCATCATCAGCGCCGCCTATTCGCTCTCCGAGTTTATCGACGGGTTCAGAGCCTTTGAACAGCAACGCACCGCCACGCTGGAGAGCCGGCAATCCGAGATCATGGCGGAAAAGGCTCGTCTCCATGCGACCGATCAGGAGCAATCGTCATGGTCTGAACGCAAGCGGTCGAGGACAGGCATTGCGGCAGAAGTGATCGCCCAACAGATTGCTGCGCTCGACGAGGAGGAAAACAAGATCATCGCGATCTTGTCGCAGCGGAACACCCCGCAATGGACACCCGAAAGCGACACATGGACACCGCCGCCAGCGCCCCCTGGCGGGACGGGCGGTCGGAGCAGCGCCTCCTCCTCATCCTTTGAAAACCGGGCCGCGCGGATCGCGAGCGAGGCGGCGGCACTTGAGGCTCAGGCAACGGCCTATGGGCAGATCGCGGCGTCGGGGCGCGACTATGCGGACGCCATGGAACTCGCACGGGTCAAGGCCGAACTCCTTGCGGCAGCTCAGGCCGACGGGGTTCAGGTCACGCCCGAGATGGAAGCACAGATCGAGCTCCTGGCAAAGGCTTATGTGAACGCGGCCAACGCGGCCGATAACGCTCGCCAGAAGATTGATCAGGTGCAATCTCAGGCGCGGGAGGGAGCGGACGCGCTGGCGGACGTCTTCATGTCGCTCACCGAGGGGATAGACGGGTTGCGCAGCGCCTTGGCAACTCTGCTTCGGCAGATCGGGAACGCACAGATCAGCAAGCTCATACGTGGCCTGGAAGCCAGTTCCGGTGGCGGGGGATTGCTTGGAAGCCTGTTTGCCGAGGGTGGCTATACCGGAGACGGGGGCACTCATGAACCTGCGGGCATCGTTCACCGGGGAGAATACGTCTTCTCGAAAAGGGCGACCAGGGCCTTGGGGGCGGGCAATCTCCATGCCATTCATGAGCGCGCCAAGCGGGGATATGCGTCAGGCGGCTATGTGGGCAGATCGGCGGGTGGGGCGTCGCCGCGCGCGGAGCGCCTTGCCATCCACGTCACAGCTGCCTTCGACGAGAGCGGCAATGCCTATGTGAAGAACGTCGCGCGGAACGAGGCCGCCTCGGCAGCACAGGTCGTGCGTGCGGGTGTTCCGGCTCAGATCCAACAATACAACCAAAACCCGAGGAAACGATAA
- a CDS encoding phage tail assembly chaperone: MRLRKHLCNALEAALYRRSFTIPAGGEPIWEAFLRLSRARRHHAAGPEAISHQEILAYCRCCRIPFAPHHIEAIEAMDEVWLEWTRKPKDQKTETLPLTAALFDFSFG; encoded by the coding sequence ATGCGGCTCAGAAAACATCTGTGCAATGCGCTGGAAGCCGCACTCTACAGGCGATCCTTCACCATACCGGCCGGCGGCGAGCCGATCTGGGAGGCCTTCCTGAGACTGTCTCGCGCCCGCCGCCACCATGCGGCCGGACCGGAGGCGATCAGCCACCAGGAGATCCTTGCCTATTGCCGCTGCTGCCGCATCCCGTTCGCGCCTCATCACATCGAGGCGATCGAGGCGATGGACGAAGTTTGGCTCGAATGGACGAGGAAGCCGAAGGATCAAAAGACCGAGACACTGCCGCTCACCGCAGCGCTGTTCGATTTCAGCTTCGGGTGA
- a CDS encoding phage terminase small subunit P27 family — protein MRGVKPEMKTDPEAITDLDPPGWLSGDAKDEWVRVMPILSKRRILTAADVGSLENFCVAMGQVREMERVLQEKGAVYQAGDMLKRNPAASIQADAMNRARLLAAELGLTPVSRSRPAIRDDAAPEEDDPLSLGGLFGWQGGLGGAVQ, from the coding sequence ATGCGTGGAGTGAAGCCCGAAATGAAAACCGATCCGGAAGCCATTACCGATCTGGATCCGCCCGGGTGGTTATCCGGTGATGCGAAGGACGAATGGGTGCGCGTCATGCCGATCCTGTCGAAGCGGCGCATCCTGACTGCGGCAGATGTGGGCAGTCTGGAAAACTTTTGCGTCGCGATGGGGCAGGTACGGGAAATGGAGCGTGTCCTTCAGGAAAAAGGCGCCGTCTATCAGGCAGGCGATATGCTCAAACGAAATCCGGCGGCAAGCATCCAGGCGGACGCGATGAACCGCGCGCGGCTTCTGGCGGCGGAGCTCGGCCTCACGCCGGTGTCGCGATCGCGCCCGGCAATCCGTGATGATGCCGCACCAGAGGAGGATGATCCCTTGAGCCTCGGCGGCCTTTTCGGCTGGCAGGGCGGGCTCGGCGGTGCCGTGCAATGA